Part of the Bifidobacterium sp. ESL0775 genome is shown below.
AAGAAGAAAGGAACAAATAACATGCCCACTGCAGAAAACGAAGCGGCGGCCGACTACCTCGCCATCGCGCAACAGCTGGAATCGCTGCTTCCCACCATCATCAAGATCGGCGAGATGATGCGGGAATCGCTGGCCAAAGGCGGGACCATCTACACCCTCGGCAACGGCGGTTCGGAAGCGGACGCCCAGCACTTCACCGGTGAGCTCATCGGGCATTACAAACTCAACCGCCGGCCGGTACGGGCCGTCACCATAGGCACCGACGCCACCACCACGAGCTGCATCAGCAACGACTACAGTTTCGAGGAAATCTTTTCACGCCAGCTCGAGGCGTTGGCGCTTCCCGGCGATGTCGTCGTGGCCTTCACAACCTCCGGGCGTTCCCAGAACATCGTCAACGCCCTCAAGGCCTCCCAGCAGCGCGGCGCCACCACCGTGCTCATGAGCGGAGCCAACAAGGGGCCGGCCGATGAATATGCGGATTACATCTTCCGCTCCCCCACCGATAAGACGCCGCGGATCCAGGAAGTGCACACCTTCGTGCTCCATGTCATCAGCAACATGATCGACCAGTGGGCCACGCAAACCGACGAAAAGGGGAACACCCTGAACTGATCCATGACCCCGCAATAGATAAAGCGTGAGGCCGCGCCCGCAGTTGCGTCGACGGCCTCACGCCCAACATGTCAGATTAAAGAATAGATAAGTTTTCAAAACGTCTGAGCTGCGGAATCAGCCGCGTCTCAGCGCTCGCGTATCGCCTCCCTCAGCGGCAGGACGCTTGTCGGAGAGACCGACAGCTCGTCCAAGCCAAAGTCGAGGAAAGTCTCGGTCAGGCTCAGGTCGGCCCCGAGCTCGCCGCAGATGCCGCACCAGATGCCGGCTTCGTGCGCCGCGTCGACGGCCATCTTGATCATGCGCAGCACAGCGGGCGAATGCGGGTCGGCGAAGCGCGAAAGGTTCGGGTTCTGCCGGTCGCAGGCCAGGGTGTATTGCGTCAGGTCGTTGGTGCCGATGGAGAAGAAGTCGACTTCCTTCGCCAGCTCCGGGGCCATCACGACGGAGGCCGGGGTCTCCACCATGATGCCGACGTTGACGCCGTCGTTGAAGGCGATGTTCTTGGCGCGCAGATCGGCCTTGACCTCGTCGATGATCTTCTTGGCGTCGCGGACCTCCTGCACCGAAGTAATCATCGGCAGCATGATGGCGAGGTTGCCGAACGCCGAGGCGCGGAGCAACGCGCGCAGCTGCACCTTGAAGATCTCAGGCTGCGTCAGACAGATGCGGATGGCGCGGTAGCCCAGCGCGGGGTTGTCCTCGTGCTTCAAGTTGAAGTAGCCGACCTGCTTGTCCGCGCCGATATCGAGGGTGCGGATGACGACGAGACGATCGCCCATCCTCTGGGCGACCTCCTTGTAGGCCTCGAACTGGGCTTCCTCGGTCGGGAAGTCCTCGCTTTCGAGATACAGGAACTCGCTGCGGTACAGGCCAATGCCCTCGGCATCGTTGGCCAGCGCCGACGTGACGTCGGAGGGGCGGCCGATGTTCGCGTACAGGCGGACGGTCTGGCCTTCCTTGGTCTGCGTGGGCTTGCCCTTGAGCTCCTGGAGCAGGCGGAGGTGGTCCTCGTAGCTCTTCTTCTTGTCCTGGTAGGACTTGAGGTTCTCTTCGTCGGGGTCGACCAGCACGAGTCCGGCCGAGCCGTCGACGATGGCGGTTTTGCCGTCGTCTTCCGCGTCGAAGTCCTTGCCCAGGCCGATGACGGCGGGCAGGCCCATGGTGCGGGCGAGGATGGCGGTGTGCGAGTTCGCGGAGCCGTTGGCGGTGACGAAGCCCAAGACCTTGGAGCGGTCGAGCTGCACGGTCTCGCTCGGGGTCAGGTCAACGGCGGCGATGATATGCTGGCCGTCGGGGTCCTGGGTGGCGGTGTCGCACCCCTCAAGGATCTTGATGACGCGCTTGGAGACGTCGCGCACATCCGCGGCGCGGGCCTGCATGTAAGAATCATCCATCGCGGCGAACATCGCGGCGAATTGCTCGGCGGTGCCGTTGACGGCATACTCCGCGTTGACCTTCGATGTGGTGATCATCCCCTCGACGCTCTCCACATAGTCCGGGTCCTTCAACATCAAGCGATGCGCGTCGAACAGCTCGGCCTTGCCCTCGCCCAGTTCGGCCGCGGTCTTGTCGCGCAGCTTGCCGAGTTGGTCGATGGCGGTGTCGCGGGCGGCGCGGAAGCGCTGGACCTCGGCGGCCGAATCGTCGACGACGCGACGCTCGACGGACCCGTCACCGGAGTCGAGCACATGGATGGTGCCGATGGCGACGCCTGCGGAAACACCGGTTCCCTGAATCTTTCGCATCACAGGTTCTCCTTAAGGAAGGCCTCGAGCTCGCTGGCCGCAGCGGTCTCGTCCTCGCCTTCGATGTCGACGGTGATGGTGTCGCCACACTTGGCCCCAAGGCCCATGACGCCGAAGATGCGCTTGGCGTCGACGGTCTTGTCGCCGTCGGTCAGCGAGACCGCGGACTTGTAGCTCTGCGCCTTCTCGACGACTTTGCCGGCGGGACGCGCGTGCATGCCTTCAGGATCCGAGATCGTGAAAGTAAATGATGTTGCCATATTGTTCTCCTTTACCAGATTTGGCACCGATTGCCCCCAACCGATGCCAAACCCAAAATGCTAAAATCTTCAGTTCTTTGAGACGAAGCGGCCCGTGTCGAACCGGAAGCCGGTCGACTGCTCATACTCCGAAACCATTTGGTTGAACGACTTTTCGATATCGTCGGTGAGGCCGAAGAGGCCGCTGCGGCCGATGACGTAGACGTCGGGCTGGGCGTCGGAAATCATCTTCCAGTGCTTCAGGTTGGTGGAGCCGTCCATCTCGATCTCATAGCCGTAGCCGTTCTCCTCACGCAGGCGACGCAGCTCGACGATCTTGTCGAGCGTCGACTTGAGGAACGGCTGGCCGGCGAAACCAGGGTCGATGGTCATGATCATGACGTTGTCGAGCTGGTCGATATAGGGCATGATCGTGTCGATCGTGGTCTCCGGGTTGAGTACGACACCGGCCTTGAGGCCAGCGTCATGAATTTTCTTGATCAGGCTGAACGCCTTGCCATTGATCACTTCGGAGGGCATGTTGATGCGCTCGCACTTGATGTCGATGAGCTGGTCGATCCAGAACTCGGCGTCCGTGACCATCAGATGCGCGTCCATCGGCACGTCGGAGATCTTGCGGACCTGCTCGATGAACCACGGCGACAGGGAGATGTTCGGCACGAAATGGCCGTCCATGACGTCGATGTGATACATATTGACCTTGTCGTTCAGGAAGGTGATCTGCTCCTTGAACTGGTCCAAATCCATCGTCATCAGCGATGGCGCCAGCTGGATCTTGCGAGTGGTGTTCAATGTCTGTGTCATAACTATATGTATTACCTTTCGATAACAAGACCGGCCGTCCGATCGACCGCTGGTTGGTTAAAAGTGACGATGATTGGCCGCCTGCGCTGCCTGCCGTATAGCCGAAAAGCAGGCAGGCGACCAGTTGCCGGCCGGCTTGCGCCGGCCGATTTTGCTGCTATAGACCCACAGCTCAGTTGCTGACTTGGATGTCGTCCAGGTCGAGCTCTTCCTCTTCCTCGTCGGCCGCGTTGATGCCCGCGACTTCCTCCGGGGTGAGGTTCTTCTTGATCAGCGCATAGACAACGCCGGTGACGAACACGTTGGCGAGAATCGCCAGCAGGCCGATCCACCAGTTCTTGCCCATGGTCGGGAGCATCAGGAAGCCGCCGAACGGAACGGTCGCGCCTTCGCCGCCGGTCATGGACATGAGGATCGCGCCTTCGCACACGCCACCGAGGCCGGCAGCGACAATGCCACGGACGATGTCGTTCATGACGATCGGGATGGAGCCCTCGACGATGTTGACCACGCCCATCGGGACGGTGGACTTCAAGGTCTCGATCTCTTCACGGGTGTAGATGTGCTTGCGGAAGAGCTTGGCGACGAGGTAAGCGAAGCCGAAGCCGATCGGGGTAGCGGTGTTGGTCAGCTGCAGAGCGGTGACCGGGCCGTTGATGCCCTGAGCCTGCAAGGTGAGCGCGAACGCGAAGACGGTCTTGTTGATCGGGCCGCCGAAATCGACGATGGACAGGCCACCGATGACAGCGCCGAGCACGAGGTTGGAGGTGCCGTTGAGGCCCTTGAGGAGGTTGGTCAGCCAGGTGGTGAACCACGAGACCGGCGTACCAATGACATAGACCATCAACAGGCCGCTCAACAGCGATGCTATGAACGGCACGATCAGCGTCGGCATCAGGCCCTTGGCCCAGTTCGGCACCTTGAAGTACTTCAGCACGGCGAAGGCGATCCAGCCGGCGATGTAGCCGCCGATGATGCCGCCGATGAAGCCGGCGCTGATGGACACAGCCGCAAGGCCCACGACAAAGCCGGGAGCGATGCCGGGCTTGCCGGCGATCGAGAAGGCGATGCCGGTGGCGATGATGACCGGGAGCAGGCCGAGGGCCTTGCCGCCCAGGGTCGCCATGGCCTGGAAGAAGTCGAACTTGCCGATGACCAGCGAGTCCTGCGCCTTGCCACCGAACGCCATACCGATGGCGATGATGAAACCGGCGCCGCACACGATAGGAATCATGTACGAAATGGCGGTCAGCAGGTGACCCTTAAAATTAGCTTTTTTCCAAAAATCCTTCATAACTGACTTCCTTGTCTCTATTACTTTCCTGCGATCTCATGCATCTTGGCGATGAGCTTCTTCGGGGACTTGATCGCGACCTCCGTGGAGACCTTGACGACCTTGTGGTTCTTGAAGCGCTCTTCGCCCGAGATCTTGACATCCACCGCGAGGATCGCGATGTCGGCATTGTCGATCTCTTCCTGCGTCAGCGCGTTCTCGACGCCGATGGTGCCCTGGGTCTCGATCTTGATCTCGTCCCCGGCCGCCTTTGCGGCATCCTCGAGCTTCTGCTGCGCGAGGTAGGTGTGCGCGATGCCGATCGTGCACGCGGTAACTCCAACAATTTTCATATGTTGTGCTCCTTTTGTTCTCTTTGCTGTTGGTTGTTCTTGAAGTGGGCCAAGCGCTGTTGCCCGGCCCATCAAGTCTTTAAAATTCAGTCCTTGGTGAGCGCCGCGATGACGTCGTCCACGCTGCCGGCCTTGAGCAGGTCCGAAACGACCTCCTCCTTGCCGAGCTTGCGGGCGAGCATCGAAAGCAGCTGCAGGTGGCGCTTGCTTCCGGCGTCATCGGCGCCGACGGCGAAAAGCACCACGACCTTGGCGCCCGTGTCGTCCAGCGACTCCCACTCGATCTCGTCGTGCAGGATGGCGATGGCGATGCCGTTCTTCTTGACGGTCTCGCTGCGGCCGTGCGGGATGGCGACGTGCTCGCCGATGCCGGTGGCCCCCTGAGCCTCGCGCTCGTGGATCGCCTCGACGAAAGCGTCGACGGATTCGATGTAGCCGCAATCGTGCAGACGCTGCGAAAGCTCACGGAACACCGACTCCTTGTCAGTCGCATGGAAATCGGTAACGATCGTTCCGCGGTCGAGTGCCTCATCGAGTGATAAAGTTTCCACTGTCATGTTTCCCTTCATTGATTGTTTGCTGTTGTGTTCAAATTTGTTGGGTTCCGGTGATTGGAAATACCGGAAATATCAGAAATCCCCTAGGTCGCCTCGTCGGCGCGCAGGATGGATTCGACCTCCCGGCGCCCTTCGGTGCAGAATCTGCGCATGACGCTTTCATCGGCCAGCCGGTAGTAGAGATTCTTCAACGGCGCGATGTCGCGGGCCACGGCAGACTTCGGGATCAACGTGAACAGCACGCGGCTGACATGTGGCATCGACCCCCATCCCGCACAAGGATTGGCGAGTTTCAGGAACACCATCGCCGTGTCGGTGACGATAGCGCCTTGGATATGCGGATTGGCGAGATTGGCGGCAAGCAAGGTGTCGCCCTCGTATTCCCGGCTCTCCAGCATGCCCGCCACGCTCTCGCGCTCGGAGATCAGGCCATGCTTCCAGGCGAAATCCGCGAACCACGCGAAAAGCGAGGGCTTGTCCTTGATCACCGCGCCAGACGCGGGCTCCCATTCGATCAGGCACTTCATCGGATCACCGTCTTCCGGCGGATCTGGTCGGCCTGGCGCTCCAGGCGCTCCTGGTCCTCAAGCGTGAGCATCGCGCTGACCACGAGCGTCGGCACCGGCATCTCATCGTCGGCGAGATTGACGGTGGAGACCACCAAATCGACCTCGGGATGTTCCGCCAGTTCGTCGCCCAAGTCCTTGGTGGCCACGGTGGTGACGATGTTGAATTCGGAGAAACGGCGCTCGATCTTGGCGCGCAAGAGCTGGGCGGTGCCCAACCCGGTGGTGCAGACCAGGAGAATGTTGATGGGCGTCTGCTTGCTTTCGATGACCTGCGCGAAGTAGACGACGATGAAGCCGACCTCCTCGTCGTCGATCTCGTTGAGCCCGAAATGCCGCACCGCGCGCTTCGTCGCGTTCTTGACGACGTCGAAGAGACGCGGGTATTCCAGCTTGATCTGCTCAAGCAGGTTGTTCTTCACCTTGATGCCGTTTTGCAGGCGGTTGAGCAGCGGCTTCATGTGCTTGACGAGGCTCGAATAAAGGTCGTCGTCATCGATGTCCTGGTAGCCGGGCTCCTTGGCCACTTCGTCGATCAAGTAGCGCGTGACCTCACGCACCTGGTCGGGCATCTCCTGGGATATCGCGACGTTGTCGTCGATGCGCGAGGAGGTGAGGTACTGGTAAAGGTAATAGCTCTCGACGTCGGGCAGGGTGGCGTCGAGGTAGGCGTTCAAGTTGGCGATAATCTTCTTGCAGATATCGGCCATCTTCGGGTGCTTTTCGAACAGCTCGGCCGCCTCTTCGGGCGTCTCCCCGTCATCAATCAGCGAGCCGACCTCGCGGAAGCGCTCGACCAGGATGTAAAGGTGGGTGAACAAGTTGACGCTGTACGGGTACGGGATCTCGGCGTGGGTGAGGTCCTCGATCAGGTCGAGCTGGTGGGAGACGAAAGCCGCGTCGCGCTGGTGGACGCGCTGGTCGGGCTGCATGAACCGCCCGCTGGCCGCCACGTCGTCATCGTCGAAAATCAGATCGGTGATGGCCTTGCGGATGTCCTGCTCCACGCCCTCGACCCACACGCAATCGCTTGAATGCTCCAACGAGAGGTTGAAGCGCGAAAGCATCGTGCGCAGGACCTTCAGGTCCGAGGCGATGGCGGAGTCGCTGATGTAGAACTTGCCCCACAGCTCCTCGATGCGGTAGTGCTGCGGCGAGGTCATCAGCAGACGTTTCAAAACCTCGTCCCGGCGCTCCACCGGCGTGAGCTTGCCGACGTGCTCATCAGGTTGCTTGGTGGCGGCGCTTTCCTGTCGGAAATAATTGCGATAATTGAGCCGATAGCCGCGGCCACGCTGGGATTCGATCATCGGCTCGTCGCCGTTATTGCGTTCGTTGATCTGCGCGACCAGGCGGGTGACGGTCTTCGTTGAGACGCCGAGCATGGCGGACAACTCGGTTCCAGACACGAAATTACGCCGGTTCAACAGATATTCGATCAGATGTTTTTTGCTCTCAGTCGTCATCGCCATACCTCCTTATTTCACCAAACTAACGAAATTCGGCGGAAACACCCCGGCGAGACGAACACAACTCAGTCCGTAGCCAACGGACATTTCCCCCAAATGCCCAAAACAGACATGTTGATATATAGTATCTATTTATTTCGCGATGAGGTGGGAGCGTAACGGCTTTCAAATATGTAATAAATATGGTATTAGAAGATTTTTATTCGACATATTCGCATTCGTCTAGATATCTGGAATGATGTTTGATTCTTCGGTCTGTATCAACCACATTCATGAACTTTTTTGTTCATTGGAGAATGCGATGCTTTTCAAATCAACCGAATAAACCGGTGATCATGCTCCGATCGATCGCATCTCGACGGACGGGTCCTTGCGGATTTTAATGGAGACCAGCGTGATGGCCAACGCCACCAGCGCGAGCACGATGACCAAGGCGAACGCATTGGTCGCGCCATGGACGGCGGCCAGTTTGACGTCGTGCGGGAAGCGCGCCTCGCCCAAGGAGAGCGAAGACGAAAGCACGGTGGTCCCGAGGGAGCCGGCGTACTGCTGCAGCACGTTGAACAGGGAGTTGAAATCGGTCTGCTGCGAGGCGGGGACGAACTTGCTGGCGTCCGACATCGTGTTGCCGTAGCCGAAATTGAAGCCAGCGCGCATGAACATATACAGCAGCATCAGAATCACAACGGTCGATTTGCCTGTCA
Proteins encoded:
- a CDS encoding SIS domain-containing protein yields the protein MPTAENEAAADYLAIAQQLESLLPTIIKIGEMMRESLAKGGTIYTLGNGGSEADAQHFTGELIGHYKLNRRPVRAVTIGTDATTTSCISNDYSFEEIFSRQLEALALPGDVVVAFTTSGRSQNIVNALKASQQRGATTVLMSGANKGPADEYADYIFRSPTDKTPRIQEVHTFVLHVISNMIDQWATQTDEKGNTLN
- the ptsP gene encoding phosphoenolpyruvate--protein phosphotransferase, which gives rise to MRKIQGTGVSAGVAIGTIHVLDSGDGSVERRVVDDSAAEVQRFRAARDTAIDQLGKLRDKTAAELGEGKAELFDAHRLMLKDPDYVESVEGMITTSKVNAEYAVNGTAEQFAAMFAAMDDSYMQARAADVRDVSKRVIKILEGCDTATQDPDGQHIIAAVDLTPSETVQLDRSKVLGFVTANGSANSHTAILARTMGLPAVIGLGKDFDAEDDGKTAIVDGSAGLVLVDPDEENLKSYQDKKKSYEDHLRLLQELKGKPTQTKEGQTVRLYANIGRPSDVTSALANDAEGIGLYRSEFLYLESEDFPTEEAQFEAYKEVAQRMGDRLVVIRTLDIGADKQVGYFNLKHEDNPALGYRAIRICLTQPEIFKVQLRALLRASAFGNLAIMLPMITSVQEVRDAKKIIDEVKADLRAKNIAFNDGVNVGIMVETPASVVMAPELAKEVDFFSIGTNDLTQYTLACDRQNPNLSRFADPHSPAVLRMIKMAVDAAHEAGIWCGICGELGADLSLTETFLDFGLDELSVSPTSVLPLREAIRER
- a CDS encoding HPr family phosphocarrier protein, which translates into the protein MATSFTFTISDPEGMHARPAGKVVEKAQSYKSAVSLTDGDKTVDAKRIFGVMGLGAKCGDTITVDIEGEDETAAASELEAFLKENL
- the alsE gene encoding D-allulose 6-phosphate 3-epimerase, with the protein product MTQTLNTTRKIQLAPSLMTMDLDQFKEQITFLNDKVNMYHIDVMDGHFVPNISLSPWFIEQVRKISDVPMDAHLMVTDAEFWIDQLIDIKCERINMPSEVINGKAFSLIKKIHDAGLKAGVVLNPETTIDTIMPYIDQLDNVMIMTIDPGFAGQPFLKSTLDKIVELRRLREENGYGYEIEMDGSTNLKHWKMISDAQPDVYVIGRSGLFGLTDDIEKSFNQMVSEYEQSTGFRFDTGRFVSKN
- a CDS encoding PTS fructose transporter subunit IIC; protein product: MKDFWKKANFKGHLLTAISYMIPIVCGAGFIIAIGMAFGGKAQDSLVIGKFDFFQAMATLGGKALGLLPVIIATGIAFSIAGKPGIAPGFVVGLAAVSISAGFIGGIIGGYIAGWIAFAVLKYFKVPNWAKGLMPTLIVPFIASLLSGLLMVYVIGTPVSWFTTWLTNLLKGLNGTSNLVLGAVIGGLSIVDFGGPINKTVFAFALTLQAQGINGPVTALQLTNTATPIGFGFAYLVAKLFRKHIYTREEIETLKSTVPMGVVNIVEGSIPIVMNDIVRGIVAAGLGGVCEGAILMSMTGGEGATVPFGGFLMLPTMGKNWWIGLLAILANVFVTGVVYALIKKNLTPEEVAGINAADEEEEELDLDDIQVSN
- a CDS encoding fructose PTS transporter subunit IIB; protein product: MKIVGVTACTIGIAHTYLAQQKLEDAAKAAGDEIKIETQGTIGVENALTQEEIDNADIAILAVDVKISGEERFKNHKVVKVSTEVAIKSPKKLIAKMHEIAGK
- a CDS encoding fructose PTS transporter subunit IIA, producing METLSLDEALDRGTIVTDFHATDKESVFRELSQRLHDCGYIESVDAFVEAIHEREAQGATGIGEHVAIPHGRSETVKKNGIAIAILHDEIEWESLDDTGAKVVVLFAVGADDAGSKRHLQLLSMLARKLGKEEVVSDLLKAGSVDDVIAALTKD
- a CDS encoding PTS sugar transporter subunit IIA — translated: MKCLIEWEPASGAVIKDKPSLFAWFADFAWKHGLISERESVAGMLESREYEGDTLLAANLANPHIQGAIVTDTAMVFLKLANPCAGWGSMPHVSRVLFTLIPKSAVARDIAPLKNLYYRLADESVMRRFCTEGRREVESILRADEAT
- a CDS encoding transcription antiterminator → MTTESKKHLIEYLLNRRNFVSGTELSAMLGVSTKTVTRLVAQINERNNGDEPMIESQRGRGYRLNYRNYFRQESAATKQPDEHVGKLTPVERRDEVLKRLLMTSPQHYRIEELWGKFYISDSAIASDLKVLRTMLSRFNLSLEHSSDCVWVEGVEQDIRKAITDLIFDDDDVAASGRFMQPDQRVHQRDAAFVSHQLDLIEDLTHAEIPYPYSVNLFTHLYILVERFREVGSLIDDGETPEEAAELFEKHPKMADICKKIIANLNAYLDATLPDVESYYLYQYLTSSRIDDNVAISQEMPDQVREVTRYLIDEVAKEPGYQDIDDDDLYSSLVKHMKPLLNRLQNGIKVKNNLLEQIKLEYPRLFDVVKNATKRAVRHFGLNEIDDEEVGFIVVYFAQVIESKQTPINILLVCTTGLGTAQLLRAKIERRFSEFNIVTTVATKDLGDELAEHPEVDLVVSTVNLADDEMPVPTLVVSAMLTLEDQERLERQADQIRRKTVIR